The genomic stretch CATGCGAGCGCGGTGAAACGATTAAGTCTCGAAACGGAACTGCGGAATGCGCTTGAAAATAAAGAATTCAGAGTGCACTACCAACCGATTATACGGCTCATTGACAAGAAAATATGCGGTTTTGAAGCGCTCGTACGATGGGAACGGCCACACTTCGGACTTGTTCCCCCGGCGGAATTTATCGTGGTGGCGGAAGAAACCGGCCTGATTCTTCCTATGAATCGCTGGTTGCGGGTGGAAGCATGCCGGAAGATGCGAGAGTGGCAATTGCAATTCCCCTCTGATCCGCCGCTCAGCTTGAGCCTCAACGTTACGGCCAAAGAATTTGCCTATAGCGGTTTGCTGCCGGAAATCACTCAGGCGTTACAGGAGACAGGCTTCTCAGCTGGCAGCTTGCACCTGGAGATTGTGGAAACCGTCGCCATGGCTGACCCCAACAAATCGGAGGGCATACTTTGCCAGGCGAAGGCGTTGGGTGTTGGATTGAGCATTGACGATTTCGGGACCGGACTCTCGTCGCTCAGCCGGCTGCGGCATTTCCCCGTAGATATCCTGAAGATTGACCGCGCCTTTGTATCCCACATGGATACCGACGCCGACAACCGGGCGATCGTTCGCACCATCATTGGCTTGGCACACAGTTTCGGACTGAAAGTCGTAGCCGAAGGCACGGAGACCATCGAGGAGGTCAACGAGCTGATTGCGCTGGGTTGCGAGTTTGCGCAGGGCTACTTGTTCTCGCGTCCTGTGGATGAGACGGCAGCTACGCAATTGTTGGCCAATGGCCTGGGGCTGAAGAAAGCGGCGAAAGCGGCGAGCGCCACGGTTCAGGCTCCGTCATTGCCGGTCCGAAATCCGCGCTAGCTCGTACCCGCCTTCCCTCAAAATAACGCTGACGTTATCTCTTGCATCCGCGGCGCAGCCGGGATAGCCTCAACATTCTCAACCGGCACCTACACTTCCAAATGGCACCAGAACTTGAGCAGACCGCCATACACCAGGGAGCACCCGTAAAGGTATGGGGAATTGGCTCTGATGGCAAACCGTTCAATGTGAATGTGGTGGCAAATGAATTGAGTTTCCATGGCGCGCGCCTCGATGGAATTGACTGTATAAAAACCTCCGGCGACGCCATTTGGGTGCAGTACGAAAGTCAGAAGGCCCGTTTTCGGGTGATATGGGTCTCGAAATCTTCCCCGAAATCGCAGGTCGGAATAAGACCCGTGGAACCGGAAAAATGTATTTGGCCGGAGCAGCTTTGGGCGGTCAAGAGAGATGAAAGCTACATCGGTGTTCTTACCAGCTCGGATACTCCGCAACGTGAGCGGCGGCAGTATGTCCGCTATCGCTCAGCTGGAGATGTGGGATTTCGTACCCCCGGTGCGGAGCGGTACATTTGGGGTAAGTTGGGGGAGATCAGTCTGGGCGGCTGTTATGTGGAGGTTTCGACTCCAGTGGCCGTAGGTACTGTGCTGGAAATATCGCTCCGGGTCGGCGATAAGGAGATGGCATTTAACGGCGAAGTACGCATGTCGGTTGCGTCTCTTGGTATGGGACTGGAGTTTATCGCTTTTCACGGTGACGCTCGCGAAGAGTTAAAGCAAGTTCTGCAGAAGCTCAGTCCGTCGCGGCTGGGACGTACCCAGCCTGTGAAGCTGGGGCCAGCGGCGGCACAGAGTAAGCCACCAGCGACTGTCGCGGTTGCCGAACCACCCGAAAACGTGAGTTTGCGCCCTGCAGTCGAGAGAGAAGCCAAGGTACAGGAGGTGCTGACGCGCAACCTCCCGACGTCAACCCCTGGCCAGCCAAGCTCAAGCTCTCCTCAAGGGGCGCCGGACTCGGCGAAGTTGCTCTCGCTCTTGCGCGTGTTCTTCAGCGAGAACGATATTCTTACCCGCGACAGCTTTAAGCGCTTGCTGGAACAATCAAAGAAGACTTGATGAAACAGCTGACTTCAAACGCAAAGGCGCTCGCAGGACTGCGTATTGCAGTCGGTGTGCTGTTTCTCATTTTTGGGGAATACAAAGTCTTTGGAGCGCAGTTTACGACCGGCGGCGGATTTCAATTCTGGATAACCCATTTCCTGCAGGATGGCGCGTATCCCTGGATGGTCCCGGTATTGAGAGATTTTGTCCTGCCACACGCAAGAGCGATCGCTTTCCTGGTTGCGTATGGTGAGTTGGCAATCGGGTTGTCACTGGTATTGGGAATCCTAGTGCGGACTGCCAGCATTTGCGCCTTCATTTATATGCTCACGCTGCTCTTTGCCTCGAATTATCCTGGGCCGAAGGCGGCACCCTGGCAATATTTCGGGGCTTCTTTGGAACACCTGGTGTTGGCACTTTGTTTTGCGGCATTCGCTCTGGGAAATGCTGAGGAAGCGTTTTCGCTACGTGGATACTTGAGGAAGCGCCGTGCAGTGGGTCAGGCGCGAGCGGCCGGTGGCTAGGACAGAGCCCGTTCTAGGCGTCCTGTGTCGCGGCCATGGCCTTTGCGGGGGCTGCTGCAGCCGCGGCCTCCTGGTTCGATGCCGATGGCCCCAAGGTCACTACTGTGCGAACCGGCAACACTTCCATGATGCTCTGGCCCTTCTCTTCGAAGGGTGGCAGCACAGGAAGAGTTTCGGTCAACGGCAACATTCCGATTGATTGATTCCTGCCCGCTTTTTTGGCCTCATACAACGCCCGGTCCGCGACCCGCAGCACGTCGCCATAGGAGACAGCCTCGGGATCGCGGACAATCCACGGGAAGACAGCCCAGCCTATGGAGCAGGTGCGGCCGATCTTCTGTCCACCTTGCAGCTCATACTTTTCTGACCCGACAGCATTAAGGACGCGCGCCGCAAGGGCAGCAGCCTCGTCGCGATTGGTATATCGGGATACCACAAGGAACTCTTCGCCGCCCCAGCGGATGAGGACGTCAGAATGCCGGATGGCTGAGCTGATTCGGCGCGCAATTTGCACCAGCACGCCGTCTCCGAGATCATGACCGTAGCGATCATTGACTTCTTTGAAATGGTCGGCATCAATAAGATAGAAAATCAGGTCACGATTGCGGACGCTGGCGCATCCTGAGTTCGGAGAATACGCTCGAATAACGTGCCGAACATCGCCCTCAATGGTCGTAGTCAGGAACCGCCGGTTCTTGGCTCCGGTGAGCAGATCGGTCAACGAGGCTTCACGCAATTCCTGGTTGGCGTGCGCCAATTCTTTGTCGAGCCGGTACTGCTTCAGGGCGAGTAGTCCTCCCATCAGCATCATGCCGCACAAGGTCAGCATCATGCGGAAGCTCTGCACTCTGCCGGGGGCGTGGCTCATGTATTCAGACCATCCCGCCAGAACCGGCAGAGAAAGGACGGCCCCTGTCGCCAGGCGGGCTCCCCAGACATCACGCTTTCCTTCTCCTTCTTTGATAGGGGCGGTCCTGAATGGGAGATGGTTTCCAACCAGTCCCAGGCCGAAAAACCATGCCATACAAGCTACCAGCGGCACATCGTAGAAACTGCCCGTGTAGTAATGTCCAAAATCAATGGCCACACTGGCGGCAATGGAACTGAAGGCATAAAGCGCACCGGCTCCGAGAAGATGTCCAAAGATGATTTTGGAGTCGCCAACGCTCCTCAGCCAAACGAAACCGGCCATGGCCAGGAAAACTAGATGCTCCATAAGATAGAGAACATCAAAGCTATGGCCGTATAAGGTGGCGTTAGGTGAAACGTACTGCCACGGAATGACCGCAAATAAGTAAAGATAAAGCCACCAGATCAGCAGCAGGGTGAAGTCCAGCGCGCCCAGCCGAGTGCTGTGTTCCTCGCGGTCTACGTGCGGTTGCATGGCCAATGCGCCCATCATGGGTACAAGATGCAGGAAGAGCACCACATCCCCAATGAAGGGATTGGGAACTTCGCGATGCAGGAAAACTTCAAAGTAAGTCCAGAGGGCTTGTACCGAGAGCCACATACCGCAGCCCAGCGTCATCAATCCCCAAAAAAGTCGAGCTTGCCGGTCACCGGACTTTACATTTGCAGCCATCGCCAGCACGGCAGCGAGCAGAAGAATGACTTGCGAAAAATCGCCTAACGCGGTCAGGCGGTAGCTGTGTGGGATGAGTAATGAGAGGACGGCCGAGAGGCACACCAACACCCATGCCCCCAACAGGCAGTACTTCGCTCGTGCAGAGTGACGGACGCCCACAGATTGATTTTAGGGGCAGATGCCGCGCGGCCCATGTTACCAAGGTTACTGTTGGGCGTTCATCGCGCGAGCACCCGGCGAAAACCAGGGGAGCGCGTGAATACTGAAGTAATGGCACAATTGGGGCCGAGGGCGGAAATCCGCTGCGCAGTGTCGTCCCGCGGACGCAACCAGGGGAGACGTTTCTTATGCTTTTTCCTCAGTTACTTCAGTTCACAGATGTCGGACTGCTGTTGTTGAGATTGATGGTGGCGGTGGTCTTCGTCAGCAGTGGATGGAACCACTTGAGAGATTCTGAACGGCGCAGTAAGAGCATCGGCCTGAGCAGAGGCTTGACCCTGGTACTGGGAGCGGTGGAGTTATTGGGAGGACTGGGAGTGGCGTTCGGCTTTCTAACCCAACTCGCCGCGCTAAGTTTAATTATGGTCATGCTGGGCGCGATCTATAAAAAGATGTTTGTTTGGCACATCGGATTCTGGGGTCACAAGGGATCCGGGTGGCACTACGATCTAATGTTTGTGGTTATGAATCTCGTGATTTTATTCACCGACGGGGGACGATTTGTTCTGGTGAAATAGGACGGTCAAGGCGGGCTTGTGTGGGGAGCGACTACGAGGCCTGTGCCTGCTTCGCCGGAATCCAGTAAACCTCTTCTTTTACGCTTTCTTTCCCAAAGCCGACGCGCTGCAGAATACCCTTACCATGCGAGATCATCTCAGGATGACCGCACAGGTATGCGGCGGTATTTTGAGGTGACAAAGCCCAGGAGTCCGCATACTTCCGGATGAGGTCGTCAACGCGCCCTCTCTCACCTTTCCAGTCGGGGTCCTCCCACGGCCGGCTCACCGTCGGTACATAGGTCAACCAGGGAACTTCAGCCGCGATTTTTTCCAGTTCGTCGCGATAGCCGAACTCCCAAGAGCGGCTGGCGCCGTTGAGCAGAAACAATTTGTGCTCACCGGAAAATTTTCCGGCTTTCCAGTCCGCAAAAAGGGTCCGGATGTAGCTGACAAACGGAGCCACACCGGTGACGGTGCACACCAGCAGGTGATTGGAACGGCCGCTCTGGGTGTCGAGAACAAATCTGCCTTTGGGGACCTTTCGCATGAGCAGGGAATCGCCGACCTGGAGTTTGTAAAGGTTTGGCGTGAGCACGCCCTCCGGCACCAGCTCAAAGAAGAACTCCAGCTCATTTTCATAGGGCGACGAGAGGATTGAGTAAGCCCGCTCCAGCCGCTTACTCGAGCTCTCTACCCCTAGCGTGGCATATTGACCAGCAGTGAAGTGAAATTCACCCGCCGGATCTATCCGGATGCTCCATAAATCAGGAGCAATATCAACCCGCGCGGTAATTCTCGGAAGGTAGAATTTGTCGTCGGCGGGGCTCATGCTGCAGACCTTTTACTACCGGCGCCGGTAGAGTGCAAGTGGTCTATGCTACCCCCTTCCGGTGCTCCATTCGAGCGTGATCCCACCCCTCAGATGAGCCGGAAACATCCCAACAAGCAGCCGATTGCCGCGGGAATGCATCCGAGGATATAATTCCCGTGCTGCCCGTCGTCAGGGCTAAAATGCACGGTATGGGAGTCGTCATGGAATGGGAAGCGCCCGCTTTTGAAGAAGTTAGCCTGAGCTGCGAAATCAACTCTTACGTAAACGCGGAACTGTAATCCGCGGATGCGGGTCAAAGTCCTCGGCTCTGCGGCCGGGGGTGGCTTTCCACAGTGGAATTGCGCCTGCTCGAATTGTCACCGTTTAAGGCAGGGTGGTTTTCACGGCAAAGCACGTACCCAGACCCAGGTCGCAGTCAGCAATCACACAGGTACATGGTATTTGCTGGGAGCCTCGGCTGACCTGCGCAGCCAAATCGAGTCCACGTCTGATTTGCATCCCAGAACAGAGTCGCCGCACACTCCCATTGCCGGGGTTGTGCTCACCGGAGGCGATCTGGACCACGTCCTTGGACTCCTTCTACTCCGCGAATTTCAGCCGCTGCATTTGTACGCGACTGCAGGAATTCGTCGCATCCTGACCGAGGACAACAGCGTCTTCAAGCTCCTGCAACGGGTCCCCGAGCAGATCAAATGGCATGACGTTCACCCGGCCACGCCGTTTGAACTTCCCGGAGGCGCTGCCGGGCATGGTTTCCGATGTCATCCGATCGGATTGACCGGCAAATATCCCGCATATGTCACTCCGGAGCGCCAGGCCGTTCTGCTTGCGGAAGAGGCGGTCATCGGCCTCATGATTAACGAAATGACGGCGGATTCGGAAACTCCACCCAAGCGGATATTGTTTGCTCCGTCACTTCCGGGAGTCGGTGCGGAATTGCTGTCCAAGCTCGAGAGCTGCGACGTTATTTTCGTGGATGGCACGTTTTGGAGCGACGATGAATTGGTGCGCACTCGTGGCGCGGGATCCAATGCCCGCGAAATGGGTCATTTGCCGATTTCAGGGCCGGAGGGCAGCCTGCGTTTGCTGGCTTCGCTTAGGCATCCCAGGAAGATATTTATTCACGTGAACAATACCAATCCCATTCTCGATGAGGATAGTGCCGAGCATCGCCAGGTGAGCGAGGCGGGCTGGGAAATTGCGGAAGACGGAATGGAGTTCCAGATTTGAGCGCTACGGCCACTGCGCCACCCATGTCCCAAGCCCAGCTGGTGGCCCGCTTGCGGCAAATCGGTGAAGAACGCTACCACCACAAACATCCCTTTCACCTCTTGATGCACGAGGGAAAGCTGACGCGCGGCCAACTGCAGGCATGGGCGCTGAACCGGTACTGCTACCAAAGTCACATTCCGATCAAAGACGCGATTATCCTGGCGCGCAGCAACGATGCTGGGTTCCGCCGCGTCTGGCGCAAGCGCATCGTAGACCATGACGGCGACGACGGTCGCCCCGGAGGCATAGAAAAATGGCTGCGGCTGGCCGAAGCTACCGGGCTGGATCGTGCGCGGGTGGCGGCGGGAGAAGGCGTGCTCCCCGGGGTGAGATACGCAGTGAACGAATACCTGCGCTGGGTTACGGAGCAGTCCTTCCTGGAAGCGGTGGCCTCTTCTTTGACCGAACTATTTTCGGGATCACTGATCACTCTGCGCGTGGATGCCCTGCGGAAACACTATCCCTGGCTAGCGCACGGGCTCAGCTATTTTGAGGCACGCCTAACCCAGGCCCCTGCGGATGCGGAGTTCGCGTTGCAATGGGTGGTCAGTCACGCGCATACCTTTGCCGAACAGGAGCTGGCGTGCGGCGCGCTTCGCGCCAAATGCGACATTCTTTGGGCGCAGCTTGATGCACTTTACTTTGCCTATGTTCAGCCGGGATGGCCGCCGCCCGGAGCGTTCGTGATCAAGGATGGGGCGTGACGCGACCGCTGCCAACGTCCCGGCCAAAATTGGCCCGCGGGTGCCGGATCAGCGATGCGCCCGGCCAGGGCGCCACGCTGCTCATGCCCGAGGCTGCATTGCGATTGAATGGGCCGGGGCTGCGGATCGTGCAGCGCTGTGACGGGGAGCATACATTCAACCAGATTGTGAGTGAGCTGCAAGCCGAGTTTCGCTCCCCGGAAAGCACAAAAATCGAGGACGATGCGGCTGCGTTTCTCGATCGGTTACACCAACGTCGAGCTGTAGATTATGAGTGATTTGGGCGGCGATGGCGGAGCGCGTCAGATGACGGGCCCACTCGCCTTGATCGCGGAGCTTACCCACAGGTGCCCGCTGAGTTGCGTCTATTGCTCGAACCCCCTGGAGATGAAAGCTCGGGGCGCTGAATTGCCCACCTCAGTGTGGGTGAATGTATTTCAGCAAGCTGCTGAACTCGGTGTTCTGCAGCTTGATCTGACAGGCGGAGAACCCCTGGCGCGGCCGGGTCTGATCGAGCTTGTCGGCGCCGCGCGTGCTGTGCGGCTTTACACCAATCTCATAACCTCGGGGATTGGACTTACGGCAGAGCGCTTGGATGCCCTGATAGCAGCCGGGCTGGACCACATCCAGTTGAGCTTTCAGGATTCAGACGAGAACCTCGCGGACAACATCGCCGGAGCAAAGACCCACAAACACAAAGTTGAAATCGCAGGACGTATTCGCGAGGCGAGTGTGGGATTCACGATCAATGTTGTTGTGCACCGGAAGAATCTGGACCGCCTGGAGGAGATCATTGGCTTCGCGGAAGAGCTGCGTCCGGACCGCCTGGAGATCGCCAATGTGCAGTATTACGGCTGGGCGCTGAAGAACCGTGCCGAATTATTGCCGACCGAAGCGCAGTTGGAAGCTTCTCAGCTCACAGTGAGAGCTGCGCAGCAGCGTCTGCAAGGGCGAATGCGGATTGAATTCGTGACTCCCGATTACTACGCCCGCTATCCCAAGCCCTGCATGGGCGGATGGGGACGGAAAATGATATTGATCAACCCCTCGGGGGATGCGCTGCCATGCCACGCCGCGGCCGTGATTCCCGGGATACATTTCGAAAACGTGCAAGACAAATCGTTGCGCGAGATATGGGAAGAATCAGCAGCTTTTCGTCAATTCCGCGGACAGGGTTGGATGCCGGAACCGTGTCGCAGTTGTGATCGCCGCGAACTGGACTTCGGGGGATGCCGTTGCCAGGCGTTTCTTCTGACGGGAGATGCAAGTGCAACTGATCCCACGTGCTCGCTTGCACCCGCACACGAGATCGTAGTTGCTGCCGTTGCAGAGGCGCACTCGAAGGATAGAAGCGATATTGCAAGTTCGGTCGGGAGGGGTGAGTGGACTTATCGCTCGAATCCCCGTTAGCACGGGCGCTGTTTCGCAGAAGCCAGTAAAAGGAGATACAAAACCAAAAGGCCACCCGGGCAGCCCGGACGGCCTTTTGTTCAAGGGAGAATAGTTCTAACGGAGGCTTTAAGACCGTCAAAACTTTCTGGCGAAATCTTATGGGCCGCTAAAGCAGGGTGTCAAGATTTTTTTCGAGAATAATCGCTCTGTTTTCAGTAACTTACGGCTTGCTCCCTAATACTCACTAGCGACCGCCAAATTCCCACAGAGGCGAGTTCCGGCCTGATAAAGACGAGCTAAAGCCCACTGAATCATACAGTTGGTCAGCTACTCGGCTCACTTTCCCAGCCTCAGGCTGATAATTTCTACGTCTTTGGACCGGTCAAAGATTCGATCTGGGAACAGACGCTTCATGAGCAGCCGGAAGCCTCCGAAGAAGATCCCAGCCACTAGAGAGAATCCGACCAGCATGGCGATCAGAATAAATATTCCGATAATCAGGTTTCCAACGTTGTCGCGTTTGCTCAGGAAGGTATTTTCATTCCAGGTGACGTTCGCGTCGTAATTCACCGAAGCCAGCAAGGACCTGGCATCGCCGGCGGAAATTTGTCCGGTGGTCAGCACCACGATGGGACCGCTGCGCTTGATGCGCGGCTGGCTCTCATGGGAAGTCCCTGGCGAGGAAGCTTCTATGGCGCGCAAGCGCTCGGCCGCAATCTGCGGCGTCGGATAAGAGATGATCATCAGCGTCGCAACGCCATCAGAGGTGGAGTATTTTCCCAGAACCACCTCGGCCCCTTTGCTGAAGTCCACCAGGTTCGCGCTGATGGGCGCGGAGATGGCGTTAAAGCCGATCGGTCCCACGATGTATTTGGCGGAGTTCTGCAGAAGAGATTGCCGTGGCAGATAGTTCACCAGCACGGGCAAATTGCGAGCGCCTCCAACTGGTATGGGAAGGGAGCCCGCCAGTTCCCGCAGTTCGGCAGCCGACATGGCAGTCATGTGATCCAGAACGGCATCGACCAAAATGTTTCCGCGGCAGAACAGCACACGCAAATTAGCCGAGGCTGCTTTGTCGCCGATGGTTTCGTTCAGCATTTCCGGCTGACGATAAAAAGTAAAGGCGCCATAGGCGCCGGTAGCGTCATTGAAACGGGCGGCCTTCACGCGGATGGAGTGATCATCGCGAATGTACTTGGCAGATTCGAAGTCGGTGAAACCGTATTCGCCGAGTAGCGACGAGAACGCGGGGTCTGCTTCGGCCGGATCAGTACTAAGGCGCGGCGCACCCGTAAGCTGCCAGCCAGAAAACTCATTGGGCAGAAATGACCTTGCGGGGGCGCGATTCGGCGCGGCTTGGGCCAGGCGCACAGAGACCAGCAAGGCGGCGCAGAGCGCCACTCCGAAGAACCATTTTGGCAACCTGGAAGACATGAGTGCGAAAGGGGCCAGTGACGAACCCACTACCTTTTAGACTACCTGTGGCCTAAGAAAGTTTCTACTGGGAAGGTTAAGGCGTGTCTTTGGTGACCGTGGGGGCGACCGCAGGGTTGGGCTTCTCCCTGGTGCTGGCCACCTTGATGCCACTCAGCCCTCCGGCATATTGGGCAATTCCACGGTAGAGCGACTCGGCAATCTTCTGGCGATAGCTACCGGCCTGGAGCTTGTGCTCGTCGCTCGGGTTACTGACAAAGGAAACCTCTGCCAGGATGGAAGGCATGTTGGCACCGATGAGCACCACAAATGGGGCCTTCTTTACGCCGCGATTGCGCAGATTCGGACTTTTGCTCACTAATCCAGAGTAGAGGGCGTGTTGTACGTCGAAGGCGAATTCGCGCGATTCTTCGATCTTTTCCTTGAGCGCAATCTTTTTTACCAGATCCTGCAGCTCGTGAACCGACTTCTCGGAGACGGCATTTTCGCGCGCGGCCACCTCGAGGGCATCTGCCGAAGAGGTGAAATTCAGGTAATAAGTTTCGACTCCGCGAGCGTCGGGATCGCGACTGGAATTCGCGTGCACGGAAACGAACAGGTCAGCCTGCTCGCGGTTCGCCACCGCGGTGCGGGTTTCCAGAGGAACAAAAGTATCGTCCTCGCGGGTATATACCACGTCGGCGCCCAGCCGCGTCTCCAGTAGCTTGCCAAGGCGTTGGGCGACATCGAGCACCAGGTCCTTTTCGCGCAGACCGCTGGGTCCGATGGTGCCGGTGTCATGCCCGCCGTGCCCGGGGTCAATCACGATCCTTCCGATCTTCAAACCGAGGGCGCGTATGAGCGAACGGTCGCCGTTGGCGGTGGGACGGGCCTCGCGAGCATCGATCTGGCTGGTGGAGCGTTTCGCGCTACGCGGACCGCCAGTGTAGCCCCTCCCCGTCCCTGTAGCGGGCTCTTGGTCCTCATCAGAGATGATCTTTGCGGGCCGGCTCAGCGCCGGAGGGGCCTTCCCAATCGGCTCGCTTGATTCCTTGGCTACCGGCTGGAGGACAGGCGTGGTTAGCGTAACGGATACATCGTCGTCTTCGGCATCGTGCGGATCGTAGGAGTTGGGGTTGCTCGCCACCAAGGTTCCGGAGGTCTGCGGCTTGCGAGCGGATTTCTGGTGTTCGACGGAAGACGGCTGTCCATGAATATCAATAATCAGGCGATCAGGATTCGGGATAAGGAACGCAGAGTACTTCGCGACATCATCCACTTCAAGGACAATGCGCGATACCCCGGGCTGGTACTCGGCGACCCGAATCTTTTTGAGCAAGCCGTCCCCCACATCAAAGCTCTTGCCCACGAGCACGGCAGCAAGTTGGCTGTTCTTGAGATTGAAGACAATTCGATTGGGGTGATGCAGCCGCTCAGTCGTGTAACTAAGGTCCTTTTCCAGGTCCACGGCGACGCGGATGTAATCCGGAGTTGACCATTGGCGGATGCCAGTAATGCGAGGCAGGTCCTGGTGTGCACCAGGGGTCTCGGCCACGTCAGTTTTCGTGGTCTCTTTTTCGGGAACGTCTACTTTCGGACTCTGAGTTTCGCGTTCTGCTACGGTGATCTGCGATACAGCTTTACGGGCCTGCTCTGCCAGGCGATGGCGGGGATACCGCTGCAAGAACTCCTGAAAAGCGGCCTTGGCGCCCGCCGGATCGTCTAAGTCCTCTTTGTAGATTTGCCCAATGGTAAACAGCGCGTCGAAGCGATAGCGGCTGCCGGGATACTGGCGGCGCAGGAACTCGTATTGGCCAATGGCCGCGTGCGACGACTTCTGGTCTTCAAACTGGCGGCCCATTTCGGCCAAAAGCTCGGCAACGCCAACCACGCCGGCATCTGCTTTTGAGCTGGTCGGGGCCGCGTAGTAAACGCGGCGGTAGGCATCCATTACGCGCCGGTAGTCCTGGCGGGAGCGCTGGCCTGCGGAGCGCCCGTTCAACGCCTCACGCAGGCGCTCTGCGCGGGCAAAAAGAGTCTTACCAGACGTATCTCGGTGGCCGGCAAATGCCGAGGGAGCGGCCACGAAGGTCACGGACAACAAGACCAGGGCAGCGCGCCGGAAGCGGCTTGGCAGGGGAGTCATTAAGTTATGGGCCCGTATTTCCCGTAATGCGAACCTGGTGCGAGAACCTGGACTCTACTAACGCGAGAGTCGAACGTCAGTCAGTGTTGGTCATGGTCAGGACGCCATCCGCATCCCGGTAAACCCGCACCGGGTCGTGGCTGGCTCCGCCGATGAACTGATTGCCCTTTCCGTCAGTACCCCAGTACAGCTGGG from Terriglobales bacterium encodes the following:
- a CDS encoding DUF6599 family protein, whose product is MSSRLPKWFFGVALCAALLVSVRLAQAAPNRAPARSFLPNEFSGWQLTGAPRLSTDPAEADPAFSSLLGEYGFTDFESAKYIRDDHSIRVKAARFNDATGAYGAFTFYRQPEMLNETIGDKAASANLRVLFCRGNILVDAVLDHMTAMSAAELRELAGSLPIPVGGARNLPVLVNYLPRQSLLQNSAKYIVGPIGFNAISAPISANLVDFSKGAEVVLGKYSTSDGVATLMIISYPTPQIAAERLRAIEASSPGTSHESQPRIKRSGPIVVLTTGQISAGDARSLLASVNYDANVTWNENTFLSKRDNVGNLIIGIFILIAMLVGFSLVAGIFFGGFRLLMKRLFPDRIFDRSKDVEIISLRLGK
- a CDS encoding N-acetylmuramoyl-L-alanine amidase, which codes for MTPLPSRFRRAALVLLSVTFVAAPSAFAGHRDTSGKTLFARAERLREALNGRSAGQRSRQDYRRVMDAYRRVYYAAPTSSKADAGVVGVAELLAEMGRQFEDQKSSHAAIGQYEFLRRQYPGSRYRFDALFTIGQIYKEDLDDPAGAKAAFQEFLQRYPRHRLAEQARKAVSQITVAERETQSPKVDVPEKETTKTDVAETPGAHQDLPRITGIRQWSTPDYIRVAVDLEKDLSYTTERLHHPNRIVFNLKNSQLAAVLVGKSFDVGDGLLKKIRVAEYQPGVSRIVLEVDDVAKYSAFLIPNPDRLIIDIHGQPSSVEHQKSARKPQTSGTLVASNPNSYDPHDAEDDDVSVTLTTPVLQPVAKESSEPIGKAPPALSRPAKIISDEDQEPATGTGRGYTGGPRSAKRSTSQIDAREARPTANGDRSLIRALGLKIGRIVIDPGHGGHDTGTIGPSGLREKDLVLDVAQRLGKLLETRLGADVVYTREDDTFVPLETRTAVANREQADLFVSVHANSSRDPDARGVETYYLNFTSSADALEVAARENAVSEKSVHELQDLVKKIALKEKIEESREFAFDVQHALYSGLVSKSPNLRNRGVKKAPFVVLIGANMPSILAEVSFVSNPSDEHKLQAGSYRQKIAESLYRGIAQYAGGLSGIKVASTREKPNPAVAPTVTKDTP